One window of the Sulfurihydrogenibium subterraneum DSM 15120 genome contains the following:
- a CDS encoding ZIP family metal transporter: MEITVLAIAGSFLSGLATVFGILPILSGKKVSPVMQDVLLGFSAGIMLSASFFSLLNPAIEMANNIFENHFSIFIVSIGLLTGAVVFLIADKFIPEDYFIRIYENSDSKALKKMWLFILAITIHNFPEGMSSSLGFLTGDVGKGISLATGIGIQNIPEGLAVALALYLNNFSKKDIFLITLLTGIVEPIGGVVAVLLFSISHYILPVGLSFAAGAMLFVVSKEMIPQTHKKGFETQATFGLMFGFVVMMVLDNLFG; encoded by the coding sequence ATGGAAATAACAGTATTAGCTATTGCTGGAAGCTTCTTATCAGGATTAGCTACGGTTTTTGGTATTTTGCCTATACTTTCAGGTAAAAAAGTATCTCCTGTAATGCAGGACGTTCTTTTAGGATTTAGTGCAGGGATTATGCTCTCTGCATCTTTTTTTTCTTTGTTGAATCCAGCTATTGAGATGGCAAACAATATCTTTGAAAACCATTTTTCAATTTTTATAGTTTCTATTGGTTTACTTACAGGGGCAGTTGTATTTTTAATCGCTGACAAGTTTATCCCAGAAGATTACTTTATAAGGATATATGAAAACTCTGACAGTAAAGCGTTAAAGAAGATGTGGCTTTTTATACTTGCAATCACGATTCATAACTTTCCAGAAGGAATGTCTTCATCTCTTGGATTTTTAACAGGAGATGTAGGAAAAGGAATATCTCTTGCAACAGGTATTGGAATTCAGAATATTCCAGAAGGCTTAGCGGTAGCTTTGGCACTGTATTTAAACAACTTTTCAAAAAAAGATATATTTTTAATAACCTTGTTAACAGGAATAGTAGAGCCTATAGGTGGAGTTGTTGCGGTTTTACTTTTTTCTATATCCCATTACATTTTACCAGTAGGACTTTCTTTTGCTGCTGGAGCTATGCTTTTTGTAGTCAGTAAAGAGATGATTCCTCAAACTCATAAAAAAGGTTTTGAAACACAGGCTACTTTTGGATTAATGTTTGGATTTGTTGTAATGATGGTTTTAGATAACTTGTTTGGTTGA
- a CDS encoding FeoB-associated Cys-rich membrane protein, with amino-acid sequence MEILTYLVLGVIVAWSGYYIFKKVKNDINKGKCGACSLGSDCGKEK; translated from the coding sequence ATGGAAATTTTAACTTACTTAGTTTTAGGTGTTATAGTCGCTTGGTCTGGATACTACATTTTTAAGAAAGTAAAAAATGACATTAATAAAGGAAAATGTGGAGCTTGTAGTTTAGGGTCTGATTGTGGTAAGGAAAAATAA
- a CDS encoding molybdopterin-dependent oxidoreductase — protein MKRRNFLKIISLSLIFPNLSFAGLLDYFKKSKQELPPEGKYTPEDKLFIVDIKGVPSQVKNLDLKEYRLKVYGKVKNSVSLSLDEIKSLKSVERDVVLECVSNVRGDKIGRIKVKGVLLEDILHIVNPDKTAKEVVFRSFDGYHTSIELDYLKNYHPLIVYGINKDEDGKVIKDLSLDHGYPLRVICPEKWGYKSAKWLKEIEVVDHDYKGYWEKSGWSDRALRRVDYFDVK, from the coding sequence ATGAAAAGGAGAAATTTTCTAAAAATTATCAGTTTATCTTTAATATTTCCAAACCTTTCATTTGCTGGATTGTTAGATTACTTTAAAAAGTCAAAACAGGAGCTCCCTCCAGAAGGTAAGTACACGCCAGAAGATAAACTGTTTATAGTTGATATAAAAGGTGTTCCTTCACAGGTAAAAAATTTGGATTTAAAAGAGTATAGATTAAAAGTTTATGGAAAAGTTAAGAATAGCGTTTCTCTAAGTTTAGATGAGATAAAATCTTTAAAATCTGTTGAAAGAGATGTAGTATTAGAATGTGTGTCAAATGTGAGAGGAGATAAAATCGGAAGAATAAAAGTAAAGGGAGTTTTATTAGAAGACATACTACATATTGTAAATCCAGATAAGACAGCCAAAGAAGTAGTATTTAGGTCTTTTGATGGTTATCATACAAGCATAGAATTAGATTACCTGAAAAATTATCATCCTTTAATAGTTTACGGAATAAATAAAGATGAAGATGGAAAAGTTATAAAAGATTTGTCATTAGACCACGGTTATCCCTTGAGAGTTATCTGTCCAGAAAAGTGGGGTTATAAATCTGCAAAATGGCTAAAAGAGATAGAAGTTGTAGATCATGATTATAAAGGTTATTGGGAAAAATCTGGCTGGAGTGATAGAGCATTAAGAAGAGTTGATTATTTTGATGTTAAATAG
- a CDS encoding cytochrome-c peroxidase: protein MKKLSVMALSALVAVGSIAGYTVAQQKINDKDLLNQAKNYFQPLPKEIPAPSDNPTTKEKVQLGKMLYYDPRLSLSGVISCNTCHNLATYGVDGVETSLGHKFQTGGKNAPTVLNAGFHIAQFWDGRAKTLEEQAKGPILNPLEMSMPDPNLVIERLKTIEGYVAEFKKAFPNEKDPVNYDNVAKAIAAFERTLVTPSRFDEFLKGNTKALTQKEKEGLKLFMEKGCASCHNGVAIGGTMFQKFGVVKPYPYQDPNDLGRYNVTKNEADKYVYKVPSLRNVTRTYPYFHDGKVWDIREAVKIMGETQLGITLTDEEIDKIVAFLDSTTGKIPEDALKMPVLPPSSPKTPKPRI, encoded by the coding sequence ATGAAAAAGTTATCAGTAATGGCTCTATCTGCTTTGGTAGCTGTTGGTTCAATAGCTGGTTATACTGTGGCACAGCAAAAAATTAACGACAAAGACCTTTTAAATCAAGCAAAGAATTATTTCCAACCATTACCTAAAGAAATACCAGCTCCTTCTGATAATCCTACAACTAAAGAAAAAGTTCAGCTTGGTAAAATGCTTTACTACGACCCAAGACTTTCTTTAAGTGGAGTTATAAGCTGTAATACTTGCCACAACTTAGCAACTTACGGAGTTGATGGAGTTGAAACTTCTTTGGGACATAAGTTCCAAACAGGTGGTAAAAACGCTCCAACAGTTTTAAACGCTGGATTCCACATAGCTCAATTCTGGGATGGAAGGGCAAAAACCCTTGAAGAACAAGCAAAAGGACCTATCCTCAATCCACTTGAAATGTCAATGCCAGACCCTAACCTTGTAATAGAAAGATTAAAAACTATAGAAGGTTATGTAGCAGAATTTAAAAAAGCATTCCCTAACGAAAAAGACCCTGTTAACTATGACAACGTAGCAAAGGCAATAGCTGCTTTTGAAAGAACTTTAGTAACACCTTCAAGATTCGACGAATTTTTAAAAGGTAATACAAAAGCATTAACTCAGAAAGAGAAAGAAGGTTTGAAGCTTTTTATGGAGAAAGGTTGTGCTTCTTGCCATAACGGAGTGGCTATAGGTGGAACTATGTTCCAAAAGTTTGGTGTAGTTAAACCTTATCCGTACCAAGACCCTAACGACTTAGGAAGATACAACGTAACCAAAAATGAAGCTGATAAATATGTTTACAAAGTTCCTTCTTTAAGAAACGTAACAAGAACTTATCCTTACTTCCACGATGGAAAAGTGTGGGACATAAGAGAAGCTGTTAAGATAATGGGAGAAACTCAGCTTGGAATAACCTTAACTGATGAGGAAATAGATAAAATAGTTGCATTCTTAGACTCTACAACTGGAAAAATCCCAGAAGATGCATTAAAAATGCCAGTATTACCACCATCTTCTCCAAAAACACCAAAACCTAGAATATAA
- a CDS encoding HAD family hydrolase: MIVIFDVDGVLIDVSKSYHYSIKDTVDFFSKKDNDLKDLLDIKLTFGINNDWDASLAGILYALSNKDLQTFKEIFKPYSTKFEDFYKFAKENSIKLPDYKELVEYFEEKYRQHRDKESLIIPHEILSAIREKSDVMGVITGRPFSDLDYTFKLFGLYKYFDLIITEDDIPQPHLRKPSSYPMKLFFKKFDYKNPTFYIGDTIADYLMVYNYNKEEGKNVEFILPENNHNSNVPSKVKIKDPQKLLEVIK; the protein is encoded by the coding sequence ATGATAGTTATTTTTGACGTTGACGGCGTTTTGATTGACGTTAGTAAATCTTACCATTACTCTATAAAAGATACAGTTGATTTTTTTTCTAAAAAAGATAACGATTTAAAAGACTTACTTGATATAAAACTGACCTTTGGAATAAATAACGATTGGGACGCATCTTTAGCTGGAATTTTATACGCATTATCAAATAAAGATTTACAAACATTTAAAGAAATTTTTAAACCATACAGCACAAAATTTGAAGACTTTTACAAGTTTGCAAAAGAGAATAGTATAAAACTGCCTGATTATAAAGAGCTTGTTGAATATTTTGAAGAAAAATATAGACAACACAGAGATAAAGAAAGCCTTATAATTCCCCACGAAATTTTATCTGCAATCAGAGAAAAATCTGACGTTATGGGAGTGATAACAGGAAGACCATTTTCAGATTTAGACTACACTTTTAAACTGTTTGGTTTGTATAAATACTTTGATTTAATCATTACAGAAGATGACATACCCCAGCCCCATCTTAGAAAACCGTCTTCTTACCCTATGAAGCTGTTTTTTAAAAAGTTTGATTATAAAAATCCTACATTTTACATAGGAGATACAATAGCAGATTACCTTATGGTTTATAACTACAACAAAGAAGAAGGAAAAAATGTAGAGTTTATACTCCCTGAAAACAATCATAACTCAAATGTTCCATCAAAAGTTAAAATAAAAGACCCACAAAAACTGTTAGAGGTAATTAAATGA
- the cmk gene encoding (d)CMP kinase yields MIISIDGPAGSGKSTIAKLLAKKLCFTYIDTGAMYRALALKVITSSIDPNNEEEVVKILENTNIDLIDDKVFLDGKDVSNQIRTEEVGNVASIIARYKKVREVMVNKQRQIGINAKNAVIEGRDAGTKIFPDADLKIFMTASPEIRAQRRVQQLKEKGFLVDYNHILQKIIERDKMDYERKESPLRPTEDYIIVDTTDKTIEEVISYIENLIKK; encoded by the coding sequence ATGATAATATCAATAGATGGTCCTGCAGGTAGTGGAAAAAGTACAATAGCAAAACTACTTGCTAAAAAGCTGTGTTTTACATACATAGACACAGGAGCTATGTATAGAGCTTTAGCACTTAAAGTTATAACCTCTTCAATAGACCCAAACAACGAAGAAGAAGTAGTTAAAATTTTAGAAAACACAAACATAGACTTGATAGATGATAAAGTTTTTCTTGATGGAAAAGACGTATCTAACCAAATAAGAACAGAAGAAGTTGGCAATGTAGCCTCAATTATAGCAAGGTATAAAAAAGTCAGAGAAGTAATGGTAAACAAGCAAAGACAGATAGGAATAAACGCAAAAAACGCAGTTATAGAAGGTAGGGACGCAGGTACAAAAATTTTCCCAGATGCAGACCTAAAAATATTCATGACAGCTTCCCCTGAAATTAGAGCACAGAGAAGAGTCCAGCAGCTGAAAGAAAAAGGCTTTTTAGTTGATTACAACCACATACTCCAAAAAATAATAGAAAGAGACAAAATGGATTACGAAAGGAAAGAATCCCCTTTAAGACCAACAGAAGACTACATTATAGTAGATACAACCGATAAAACAATAGAGGAAGTCATTAGCTATATAGAAAATCTGATAAAAAAATGA
- a CDS encoding SAM hydrolase/SAM-dependent halogenase family protein — protein MRRTVALLTDFGLKDGFVGAVKGVLLSINQDLNIIDISHEITSFDILEAAIVLNATYKYFPQNTIFMCVVDPGVGTSRKPIAVKTKDYYFVAPDNGLLTLALKNQQVEKIVHIKNYQLKTDTNTFHGRDIFAPASGYLSKGSSIEDLGEPIEDYQKISNIDPIEKDNKIIGKILTFDKFGNAITNLSYLPQNFKLYYKNYVISEVKNNFLEGDKDKPNLIKGSFGFYELFIPMDSFKEKFNATREEQILVEY, from the coding sequence ATGAGAAGAACAGTTGCACTTTTAACAGACTTTGGATTAAAAGATGGTTTTGTGGGAGCTGTAAAAGGAGTTTTACTGTCTATAAATCAAGATTTAAACATTATAGACATATCCCACGAAATTACTTCTTTTGACATATTAGAAGCTGCTATAGTTTTAAATGCAACCTATAAATACTTTCCACAAAACACTATATTTATGTGTGTAGTTGACCCAGGCGTAGGAACAAGCAGAAAGCCTATTGCAGTAAAAACAAAAGATTATTACTTTGTAGCACCTGACAATGGACTTTTAACCCTTGCCCTTAAAAACCAGCAGGTAGAAAAAATAGTACATATAAAAAATTATCAATTAAAAACAGATACAAACACATTTCACGGAAGAGACATTTTTGCACCTGCATCTGGATACCTGTCAAAAGGATCAAGTATTGAAGATTTAGGAGAACCTATCGAAGATTATCAAAAAATATCAAATATTGACCCAATAGAAAAAGATAACAAAATAATAGGTAAAATACTAACCTTTGACAAATTTGGAAACGCAATAACGAACCTGTCTTATCTTCCACAAAACTTTAAACTCTACTACAAAAATTATGTAATATCAGAAGTTAAAAATAACTTTTTAGAAGGAGATAAAGATAAACCAAACCTTATAAAAGGAAGTTTTGGATTTTACGAGCTTTTTATACCGATGGACAGCTTCAAAGAAAAGTTTAACGCCACCAGAGAAGAACAAATTTTGGTAGAATATTAA
- the ychF gene encoding redox-regulated ATPase YchF — protein MKMNIGIVGLPNVGKSTIFNALTETAKASVANYPFCTIDPNVGIVNVPDERLYKLAEIEKSKNIVPATIEFVDIAGLVRGASKGEGLGNQFLANIRQVSAIAHVVRCFDDPDIIHVEGSVNPVRDAEIIETELILADLQSIEKRLEKSAKAAKTGSKEAKFEVEVLEKAKAILEDLKPLRTNTDKFEKEELEWLNKTLFPITIKPLMYVANIPEEDLPNGENNPYLQQLKEKAEKEGSPVVVLCGKVEQELIELPKEERKEFLNALGLEEPGLNKMIKTGYSLLGLITYFTAGEKEARAWTIKKGTKAPQAAGEIHSDIERGFIAAEVINYEDLIKIGSIQKAKELGLVRIEGKDYEVKDGDVIYFRFNV, from the coding sequence ATGAAGATGAACATAGGAATAGTAGGACTTCCAAACGTAGGGAAATCTACAATATTTAACGCACTTACAGAAACGGCAAAAGCTTCCGTTGCAAACTATCCTTTCTGCACTATAGACCCAAACGTTGGAATAGTAAACGTCCCAGATGAAAGACTTTACAAATTAGCAGAAATTGAAAAAAGTAAAAACATAGTCCCAGCAACTATAGAGTTTGTTGACATAGCAGGACTTGTAAGAGGAGCAAGTAAAGGAGAAGGGCTTGGAAACCAATTTTTAGCAAACATCAGACAAGTATCAGCTATAGCACACGTAGTTAGATGTTTTGACGACCCTGACATAATACACGTAGAAGGCTCAGTAAACCCTGTAAGAGATGCAGAGATTATAGAAACAGAGCTTATTCTTGCAGACTTACAATCTATAGAAAAAAGATTAGAAAAATCAGCAAAGGCAGCAAAAACAGGCAGTAAAGAAGCAAAGTTTGAAGTAGAAGTATTAGAAAAAGCAAAAGCAATTTTAGAAGATTTAAAACCTCTTAGAACAAATACAGATAAATTTGAAAAAGAAGAGTTAGAATGGCTAAATAAAACTTTATTTCCAATAACTATAAAACCTCTAATGTACGTGGCAAACATTCCAGAAGAAGACCTTCCAAACGGAGAAAACAACCCTTACCTACAACAACTCAAAGAAAAAGCAGAAAAAGAAGGGTCTCCTGTAGTTGTGTTATGTGGTAAAGTAGAGCAGGAGCTGATAGAACTTCCCAAAGAAGAAAGAAAAGAGTTTTTAAACGCTCTTGGTTTAGAAGAACCAGGATTAAACAAGATGATAAAAACAGGATACTCCCTGCTTGGATTGATTACCTACTTTACAGCAGGAGAAAAAGAGGCAAGAGCTTGGACTATCAAAAAAGGCACTAAAGCCCCCCAAGCAGCTGGAGAAATACACTCAGACATAGAAAGAGGATTTATAGCAGCTGAAGTTATAAACTACGAAGACCTAATAAAAATAGGCTCAATACAAAAAGCAAAAGAGCTTGGATTAGTAAGAATAGAAGGAAAAGATTACGAAGTAAAAGACGGAGACGTAATATACTTTAGATTTAATGTGTAA
- a CDS encoding ATP-binding protein, which yields MKKLPIGIQSFKSIREDNYYYVDKTPFVKKLVDNGKYFFLSRPRRFGKSLFVDTLKQAFLGNKQLFEGLYLEKNWDWSVKYPVIHIDFGGGVVKDSQDLKEWIIRQLKHHKLIYNLEMEETNNIRFMFNDLIFNLYNTYKNPVVVLVDEYDKPILDKIEDQQKVIEIREVLKDFYSVLKTAEPYLKFVFLTGVSRFSKVSIFSGLNQLQDITISPNFATICGYTQSELETIFADRLEGIDLEKLKYWYNGYNWLGDKVYNPFDILLFFSEKIFRPFWFETGTPTFLVKLFYKNKYYLPNLENLEADEGIISNLDIDNVKVENILFQSGYLTIKDTYTLGDEIYYLLSYPNFEVRTSFNKAFLNYIDRVGLSYRPESQIYRSLAENNLDKLKETLYSFFASIPNDWYRRNDLDSYEGFYASVVYALFTGSGLNTKAEDTTNIGKIDLTVFYQDRAYIIEFKVVDKEAENKALSQIKEKKYYEKYVGSCREIYLIGIEFSKEKRNIVYFECEKV from the coding sequence ATGAAAAAACTACCAATAGGAATACAAAGCTTTAAAAGTATTAGAGAAGATAACTACTACTATGTAGATAAAACGCCTTTTGTCAAAAAGTTAGTAGATAACGGAAAATACTTCTTCCTAAGCAGACCAAGAAGATTTGGAAAATCTCTGTTTGTAGATACTCTAAAACAGGCTTTTTTAGGTAATAAACAGCTGTTTGAAGGACTGTATTTAGAGAAAAACTGGGACTGGAGTGTAAAGTATCCTGTTATACACATAGATTTTGGCGGTGGTGTAGTCAAAGACTCACAAGACTTAAAAGAGTGGATAATAAGACAGTTAAAACATCACAAATTAATATATAACTTGGAAATGGAAGAAACAAATAACATAAGATTTATGTTTAACGACCTTATATTCAATCTATACAATACATATAAAAATCCTGTTGTAGTATTAGTTGACGAGTACGACAAACCGATATTAGACAAAATAGAAGACCAGCAAAAAGTAATTGAAATAAGGGAAGTCTTAAAAGACTTTTACAGCGTTTTGAAGACAGCAGAGCCTTATCTAAAGTTTGTATTTTTAACAGGCGTGTCAAGGTTTTCAAAAGTATCTATATTTAGCGGTTTAAATCAGCTTCAAGACATCACTATATCTCCAAACTTTGCAACTATTTGCGGATATACTCAGTCAGAGCTTGAAACTATATTTGCAGATAGATTGGAAGGAATAGACTTAGAAAAACTAAAATACTGGTATAACGGCTATAATTGGCTTGGTGATAAGGTTTATAATCCTTTTGATATATTACTATTTTTTAGCGAGAAAATCTTTAGACCTTTCTGGTTTGAAACTGGAACGCCAACCTTTTTAGTTAAATTGTTTTACAAAAATAAGTATTATCTACCAAACTTAGAAAACTTGGAAGCTGATGAAGGAATTATTTCTAATCTTGACATAGATAATGTAAAGGTTGAAAATATCTTATTCCAAAGTGGATATTTGACTATAAAAGATACTTACACTCTTGGAGATGAGATTTATTATCTTTTGAGTTATCCTAATTTTGAAGTAAGGACAAGTTTTAACAAGGCATTTTTAAACTACATTGATAGAGTTGGACTAAGCTACAGACCAGAGTCTCAAATTTACAGAAGTTTAGCAGAGAACAATTTAGACAAGTTAAAGGAAACACTATACAGCTTCTTTGCAAGCATACCAAATGATTGGTATAGGAGAAACGATTTAGACAGCTACGAAGGATTTTACGCGTCAGTGGTGTATGCACTATTTACAGGAAGCGGATTAAACACAAAGGCAGAAGATACGACTAACATTGGAAAGATAGACTTAACAGTGTTTTATCAAGACAGAGCTTACATAATAGAGTTTAAAGTGGTAGATAAAGAAGCTGAAAACAAGGCTTTAAGTCAGATAAAAGAGAAAAAGTATTATGAAAAGTATGTAGGAAGCTGTAGAGAGATTTATTTGATTGGTATAGAGTTTAGCAAGGAAAAGAGAAATATAGTTTATTTTGAGTGTGAAAAAGTTTAG
- a CDS encoding outer membrane beta-barrel protein, with protein sequence MKKVVGLAAAGLLATTAANAGQITVANTDITLFGGVSAAYSAQDNDHLLRGAGFSKDAFSVNNVIVGLTKPAQDGGIGFTAAFGSWEAPTVVASSKVVNGNNTFSLDLVGHGKTTDFKPWLAFVSYKPVAGLTLDAGLLWTNFGERPVTILNPHITRGVLFTANPVAMAGARATYDAGIAKVYVGTGKVGAQLMSPLYDALGVTPKTYIEAGITGNLKQVGLPVDVGLHTYNEAGGRDIYALTVGGDLGIVSLGLEVDYFRPDKSLKAVQGNSDSAWGAALCANVKPMAGVQVPVRIEYADAKKSLLIPTIADISGGQKNSVWTFTVTPTYNPTKNTFIRAEVSYVNSDKKIFVNDKGNSKDSRTTGAVELGFLF encoded by the coding sequence ATGAAGAAAGTAGTAGGATTAGCAGCAGCGGGATTACTCGCTACAACTGCGGCAAATGCAGGACAAATCACAGTAGCAAACACAGACATCACACTCTTTGGTGGTGTATCTGCAGCTTACAGCGCTCAAGACAATGATCATCTCTTAAGAGGTGCAGGTTTTTCAAAAGATGCATTCTCTGTTAACAACGTAATCGTTGGATTAACAAAACCAGCTCAAGACGGTGGAATAGGTTTCACAGCTGCGTTTGGTTCTTGGGAAGCTCCAACCGTAGTTGCAAGCTCTAAAGTTGTAAATGGAAATAATACTTTTAGTTTGGATTTAGTAGGACATGGTAAAACTACAGACTTCAAACCTTGGCTTGCGTTTGTATCTTACAAACCAGTTGCAGGTTTAACACTTGATGCAGGTTTACTCTGGACTAATTTTGGTGAAAGGCCAGTCACAATCTTAAACCCACACATTACAAGAGGTGTATTATTCACAGCTAACCCAGTTGCAATGGCAGGTGCAAGAGCTACTTATGATGCAGGTATTGCTAAAGTTTACGTAGGAACTGGTAAAGTTGGAGCTCAATTAATGAGTCCTTTATATGATGCATTAGGAGTTACACCTAAAACATACATAGAAGCAGGTATAACTGGAAACTTAAAACAAGTTGGATTACCTGTTGATGTAGGTTTACATACTTATAACGAAGCTGGTGGAAGAGATATTTACGCTTTAACTGTTGGTGGAGACCTTGGAATAGTATCTCTCGGATTAGAAGTTGACTACTTTAGACCGGATAAATCTTTAAAAGCTGTTCAAGGAAACAGTGATTCTGCATGGGGTGCAGCTCTTTGTGCTAACGTAAAACCAATGGCTGGTGTTCAAGTTCCTGTAAGAATAGAATATGCAGATGCTAAAAAATCTTTATTAATACCAACAATAGCTGATATTTCCGGCGGACAAAAGAATTCTGTATGGACGTTTACAGTTACTCCAACTTATAATCCAACTAAGAATACTTTCATTAGAGCAGAAGTTTCTTACGTAAACTCTGATAAAAAGATTTTCGTTAACGATAAAGGAAATAGCAAAGACAGCAGAACAACTGGAGCTGTTGAGTTAGGATTCTTATTCTAA
- a CDS encoding CopG family ribbon-helix-helix protein, translated as MSVIKKTVSISDDLYEEVQKFIDSKNFSEVVQEALKDYLQKKKKERIMSFAGALKDWKIEDGIEFVDKIREEDVKTQKFNFSKNLIK; from the coding sequence ATGAGTGTTATAAAGAAAACAGTTTCAATATCAGACGATTTATACGAAGAAGTTCAAAAATTTATTGATTCTAAAAATTTTAGTGAAGTAGTCCAAGAAGCTCTCAAAGACTATTTACAAAAAAAGAAAAAAGAAAGAATAATGTCTTTTGCAGGAGCTCTTAAAGATTGGAAAATTGAAGACGGTATAGAGTTTGTAGATAAGATAAGAGAAGAAGATGTAAAAACTCAAAAATTTAACTTTTCAAAAAATTTAATCAAGTAG
- the hisA gene encoding 1-(5-phosphoribosyl)-5-[(5-phosphoribosylamino)methylideneamino]imidazole-4-carboxamide isomerase, which produces MGLKEFIIPAIDLKDGKVVRLYKGEFDKIKVYKDNPIDMAKYFQDCGAVHVHVVDLDGALEGKPKNYKVVESIVKSVNIPVEFGGGLRSYEAVKTMFEIGVDRVVIGSLAYENQDEFLKIVEDFKNKVIVGIDAKDGKVAIKGWVEKTDYTPLEFAKKYDNLDIFGFLYTDVNRDGAMVGPNIEGTKYLAENLKHYVIASGGVGSLEDVLQLYKLKDYGVFGVVVGKAIYEGKIKLEEL; this is translated from the coding sequence ATGGGTTTGAAGGAGTTTATAATTCCTGCAATAGATTTAAAAGATGGAAAAGTGGTAAGGCTTTATAAGGGTGAGTTTGACAAGATAAAAGTTTACAAAGACAACCCAATTGATATGGCAAAGTACTTCCAAGACTGTGGAGCTGTGCACGTTCACGTGGTAGATTTAGACGGAGCTTTAGAAGGTAAACCTAAAAACTATAAAGTTGTAGAGAGTATAGTTAAATCTGTCAACATTCCAGTTGAGTTTGGAGGAGGTCTTAGGAGCTACGAAGCTGTTAAGACTATGTTTGAAATTGGCGTTGATAGAGTAGTAATAGGAAGTCTTGCCTATGAAAATCAAGATGAGTTTTTAAAGATAGTAGAAGATTTTAAAAACAAAGTGATAGTTGGTATAGATGCAAAAGATGGAAAAGTTGCTATAAAAGGCTGGGTTGAAAAAACGGATTACACTCCACTGGAATTTGCGAAAAAATACGATAATTTAGACATATTTGGATTTTTATACACAGACGTAAACAGAGACGGTGCAATGGTAGGTCCTAACATTGAAGGGACAAAGTATTTAGCAGAAAATCTAAAACACTATGTTATAGCATCAGGAGGCGTAGGCTCGTTAGAAGATGTCCTACAGCTGTATAAACTAAAAGATTATGGCGTATTTGGAGTAGTTGTAGGCAAAGCTATATATGAAGGTAAGATAAAGTTAGAGGAGCTGTGA